In a single window of the Williamwhitmania taraxaci genome:
- the sufC gene encoding Fe-S cluster assembly ATPase SufC: protein MLTIKNLHANINGKEILKGINLEVKAGEVHAIMGPNGSGKSTLASVLAGREVFEVTAGDVTFNGKNLLEMAPENRSREGIFLGFQYPVEIPGVSMVNFMRAALNEHRKYKGLEPLSASEFLKTMRQKSQIVEIDSKLTNRAVNEGFSGGEKKKNEIFQMALLEPMLSILDETDSGLDIDALRIVATGVTKLKTSENATIVITHYQRLLDYIVPDYVHILYNGRIVKSAGKELALELEEKGYDWIKNGDE from the coding sequence ATGCTTACAATCAAAAACCTTCACGCCAACATTAACGGCAAGGAAATCTTAAAGGGAATCAATCTCGAGGTTAAGGCCGGAGAGGTTCACGCGATAATGGGCCCAAACGGTTCGGGAAAAAGCACGCTAGCATCAGTTCTCGCTGGGCGCGAAGTGTTTGAAGTCACCGCTGGTGACGTTACTTTCAATGGAAAGAATTTACTAGAGATGGCCCCAGAGAATCGCTCTCGCGAAGGTATTTTTCTTGGATTCCAATATCCTGTTGAGATCCCGGGCGTGAGCATGGTAAACTTTATGCGCGCTGCGCTCAACGAGCACCGCAAGTATAAAGGACTTGAGCCTCTTTCGGCCTCAGAGTTTCTGAAAACGATGCGCCAGAAAAGCCAAATCGTAGAGATCGACTCCAAGCTCACCAATCGCGCCGTAAACGAAGGTTTTTCCGGTGGAGAGAAAAAGAAAAACGAAATTTTCCAGATGGCGCTCCTCGAGCCCATGCTTTCAATACTGGACGAAACCGATTCCGGCCTCGACATTGACGCATTGCGCATTGTGGCTACCGGCGTTACCAAACTCAAGACTTCGGAAAATGCAACAATTGTAATTACGCACTATCAACGTTTGCTCGACTATATCGTACCAGACTATGTTCACATTCTCTACAACGGACGGATTGTGAAATCGGCTGGAAAAGAGCTTGCTCTCGAACTCGAAGAGAAGGGCTACGACTGGATTAAGAACGGGGATGAGTAA
- a CDS encoding four helix bundle protein, which yields MDELNRKTKSFEDLLVWQKAHSFVLKAYEITSNNPKQEQFGLTSQFRRASISIPANIAEGYKKKGRLDKLRFYNIAQGSIEECRYYIILSKDLNYIDDKTAKEATSALIEVSYLLNNYCKAISQNS from the coding sequence ATGGATGAACTAAATCGAAAGACAAAGAGTTTTGAAGATTTACTTGTTTGGCAAAAAGCACATTCTTTTGTATTGAAAGCTTATGAGATAACATCCAACAATCCTAAACAAGAACAATTTGGCTTAACATCTCAGTTTAGAAGAGCGTCCATTTCAATCCCTGCAAATATTGCAGAAGGGTATAAAAAGAAAGGCAGACTGGACAAGTTGAGATTTTATAATATTGCTCAGGGTTCAATTGAAGAGTGTCGTTATTACATCATTCTTTCAAAAGACCTCAATTATATTGATGATAAAACAGCAAAGGAGGCAACAAGTGCGTTAATCGAGGTTAGTTATTTGCTTAACAACTACTGTAAGGCAATTTCACAGAACAGTTAG
- a CDS encoding response regulator transcription factor — protein sequence MARIDLLVVDDHPLLRAGVKVLLSSNSSIVITEASSGDDAIFVLKQQRVDIVLLDIDMPGKNGVDVARYIEENFPDIKTVFLTSHADFYTFASATDVAYAGFLFKENALELLSDCLATVARGDKYIGKCCVEYFTANKERLDCVRKIKMAIKLLTDTELRVLLLVSEGKTTPQIAEQLFNSAKTIENHRTNICQKLELKGSNNLLTFALENKWLFKND from the coding sequence TTTGCTTGTCGTTGACGATCATCCACTGCTAAGGGCTGGTGTAAAGGTGCTGCTCTCTTCCAACAGTTCAATTGTAATTACTGAGGCCAGTAGTGGGGATGATGCTATTTTTGTATTAAAGCAACAACGTGTTGATATTGTCTTGCTCGATATTGACATGCCTGGTAAAAACGGAGTGGATGTAGCTAGATATATAGAAGAAAATTTCCCGGACATTAAAACCGTATTCCTTACCAGTCATGCCGATTTTTACACATTCGCAAGCGCGACAGACGTGGCATATGCTGGATTCCTATTCAAAGAGAATGCATTGGAGTTGCTAAGTGATTGCCTAGCTACCGTTGCTCGTGGGGATAAATATATTGGTAAATGCTGTGTTGAATATTTTACGGCCAACAAAGAGAGATTGGACTGTGTGAGAAAAATCAAAATGGCCATAAAATTGCTTACTGATACCGAACTTCGAGTCCTTTTACTGGTTTCGGAAGGAAAAACTACCCCGCAAATTGCAGAACAACTCTTCAATAGTGCAAAAACGATAGAAAACCACCGCACTAATATCTGTCAAAAGTTAGAGTTAAAGGGTAGTAACAACCTGCTAACTTTTGCACTAGAAAACAAGTGGTTGTTTAAAAATGATTAG
- the sufD gene encoding Fe-S cluster assembly protein SufD, protein MTGKVSENKITADFVNLYLANLDMLKEGMPEFMNAARTDAIESFNIIGLPGRKSEKYKYTNISSLFEKEYEKYFAPKKIEFSVEDIFKCDVPSLDTDTLLVVNGFYFGLNKLEVLPNGVIMGSLAEAAIQYPEIVKKHYGKYADVSDEGLVALNTAFAQDGIFLYVPRSVAIEKPIQIINILISDEAILVQPRNMIILEENSQVKLVVCDHTLSPQNFLTNAATEIYAGVGSNLEYIRMQNEHNGSNHLMNIYIQQEAKSVVNTNTIALHGGIIRNNINVKFNGEGGENHIYGLSLVDKTQHVDNYSFVDHAVPNCTSNELFKNIIDDMGTAAFNGRILVRPNAQKTLAFQSNNNLLLTDDARMYTKPQLEIYADDVKCSHGATVGQMDEEALFYMRTRGIGMREARLLQMFGFAHDVIQKISIEPLRERVDELVDKRLKGELARCNTCAMHCC, encoded by the coding sequence ATGACTGGAAAAGTATCAGAAAATAAAATTACCGCCGATTTTGTCAATCTCTACCTAGCAAATCTCGATATGCTCAAGGAGGGAATGCCAGAGTTTATGAATGCGGCACGCACCGACGCCATTGAAAGTTTCAACATCATTGGACTACCAGGAAGAAAGTCGGAAAAGTATAAATACACCAACATCTCTAGTCTTTTCGAGAAAGAGTATGAGAAGTATTTTGCCCCAAAAAAAATAGAGTTTAGCGTCGAGGATATTTTCAAATGCGACGTACCTTCGCTCGATACCGACACTCTCCTTGTTGTAAATGGCTTTTACTTTGGACTGAACAAACTTGAGGTCCTTCCCAATGGTGTTATCATGGGAAGTTTGGCCGAGGCGGCTATCCAATATCCTGAAATTGTAAAGAAACACTACGGTAAATACGCCGATGTTTCCGACGAAGGTCTGGTTGCCCTAAATACGGCGTTCGCTCAAGATGGCATATTTCTTTACGTACCGCGCTCTGTGGCTATTGAAAAACCAATCCAGATTATTAACATATTGATTTCGGATGAGGCAATATTGGTGCAGCCACGCAATATGATAATTCTGGAAGAAAATAGCCAAGTCAAATTGGTTGTTTGCGACCATACGCTTAGTCCACAGAATTTTCTCACCAATGCAGCCACAGAAATTTATGCAGGGGTGGGCTCCAACTTGGAATACATCCGAATGCAGAATGAACACAATGGCTCCAACCACTTGATGAATATTTACATACAACAAGAGGCAAAAAGCGTTGTAAACACGAACACAATTGCTCTGCACGGAGGAATTATCCGAAACAATATAAATGTAAAATTCAACGGCGAAGGAGGCGAAAATCACATCTATGGACTTTCGCTCGTCGATAAAACTCAACATGTAGACAACTACTCCTTTGTCGATCATGCAGTACCGAATTGCACGAGCAACGAACTCTTCAAGAATATTATTGACGACATGGGAACGGCAGCCTTCAATGGCCGTATTCTGGTTCGACCAAATGCTCAAAAAACGCTGGCCTTTCAATCGAATAACAACCTGTTGCTCACCGACGATGCTCGCATGTATACCAAGCCGCAACTGGAGATTTATGCCGACGATGTAAAGTGTAGCCATGGTGCCACCGTAGGACAAATGGACGAAGAGGCGTTATTTTATATGAGGACAAGAGGAATTGGCATGCGGGAAGCTCGCTTGCTACAAATGTTCGGCTTTGCCCACGACGTAATTCAGAAGATATCGATCGAACCGCTGCGCGAACGGGTAGACGAGTTAGTCGATAAGCGTTTAAAAGGAGAACTAGCCCGCTGTAACACTTGTGCCATGCACTGTTGCTAG
- a CDS encoding cysteine desulfurase — protein MSLDINKVRADFPILSRTIHGKPLVYLDNGATAQKPLRVLDALDKMHRELNANIHRGAHFLSEQSTEKYEDAREVIRGFINAESTREIVFTAGTTAAINLVAFSFGEKFVKAGDEVVVSEMEHHSNIVPWQLMCERKGATLKVLPFDDNGVLRIDLLPDLLTEKVRILAVTQASNSLGTINPIKEIVALAHSRNIPVLIDGAQGIHHIGVDVKDIDCDFYAFSGHKIYGPTGIGVLYGKEKWLEQLPPYQGGGDMIATVTFAKTTYADLPLKFEAGTANYIGAVGLAEAIRYMQSIGIDAIAEHEEELLKYATERLLSIPGLKIYGTAPHKVSLISFLLNNIHPYDTGMILDKLGIAVRTGTHCTEPVMQHFGISGTVRVSFGLYNTTEEIDRLYDALLRVKQMFE, from the coding sequence ATGTCACTAGACATAAATAAGGTCCGGGCCGATTTTCCCATTCTGAGTCGAACAATTCATGGTAAGCCACTGGTTTACCTCGACAATGGGGCAACTGCTCAAAAGCCGCTACGCGTGCTCGATGCACTTGACAAAATGCATCGCGAGCTAAATGCAAACATTCACAGGGGTGCCCACTTTTTGAGCGAACAGTCGACCGAAAAGTATGAGGATGCTCGTGAAGTAATTCGTGGCTTCATTAATGCAGAATCGACCCGCGAAATTGTTTTTACAGCAGGAACTACCGCAGCCATTAATCTAGTAGCCTTTAGCTTTGGCGAAAAGTTTGTGAAAGCAGGCGACGAAGTAGTTGTTTCTGAAATGGAGCACCACTCCAACATTGTGCCCTGGCAGCTAATGTGTGAGCGCAAGGGTGCTACCCTCAAGGTTCTTCCCTTTGACGATAATGGTGTGCTTCGGATAGACCTTTTGCCCGACTTGCTAACCGAAAAGGTGCGTATTTTAGCCGTAACCCAAGCGTCAAACTCCCTTGGAACAATCAACCCAATAAAGGAGATTGTTGCACTTGCACACAGCCGAAATATCCCAGTGCTTATTGATGGAGCCCAAGGTATTCACCACATAGGAGTGGACGTTAAAGATATCGATTGTGATTTCTATGCTTTTTCAGGTCACAAAATATATGGACCAACAGGAATTGGCGTGCTTTACGGCAAGGAGAAGTGGCTCGAGCAGTTACCACCATACCAAGGCGGAGGCGACATGATTGCTACAGTTACCTTTGCTAAAACAACTTATGCCGATTTACCACTAAAGTTTGAAGCAGGAACGGCCAACTACATTGGAGCAGTTGGGCTGGCAGAAGCTATTAGATACATGCAATCCATAGGTATTGATGCAATTGCCGAACATGAGGAAGAGTTGCTAAAGTATGCCACTGAGCGTTTACTATCAATTCCAGGCTTAAAAATATATGGCACTGCGCCACACAAGGTAAGTTTAATATCGTTCCTTCTCAATAACATTCACCCTTACGACACTGGAATGATTCTGGATAAGTTGGGAATTGCCGTGCGCACCGGAACTCATTGTACCGAGCCAGTAATGCAGCACTTTGGAATCTCTGGCACTGTTCGGGTATCGTTTGGCTTATACAATACTACTGAAGAAATAGACAGGCTTTATGACGCCCTTTTGAGAGTAAAGCAAATGTTTGAATAG
- a CDS encoding iron-sulfur cluster assembly protein, with the protein MELRAIPDIEMDIVQVLKNTFDPEIPVNVYDLGLIYEINVDEKRKVEVIMTLTAPNCPMADQMLMEINEKVGAVNGVTDVVMNLTFDPPWDKSMMSEEAMLELGFL; encoded by the coding sequence ATGGAACTGCGCGCTATCCCCGATATTGAAATGGATATTGTTCAGGTGCTCAAAAATACTTTCGACCCTGAAATTCCTGTGAACGTATATGACCTTGGTCTTATTTACGAAATCAACGTAGATGAAAAGCGCAAGGTTGAGGTAATAATGACACTTACAGCACCCAACTGCCCCATGGCAGACCAGATGTTGATGGAGATAAACGAAAAGGTGGGGGCCGTAAACGGCGTTACCGATGTAGTAATGAACCTCACCTTCGACCCACCGTGGGACAAAAGCATGATGAGCGAAGAGGCGATGCTCGAGTTGGGGTTTTTGTAG
- a CDS encoding SufE family protein — MTLEEIQEEIIDEFSVFDEWMDRYGYLIELGKSVPAIDVKFKTDQYVIKGCQSRVWVNAELKDGKIYFTADSDAIITKGIIALLIRVLSDRSPEEILAADLHFIDSIGLKENLSPTRANGLVAMIKQMKLFALAYKSKLNS, encoded by the coding sequence ATGACACTGGAAGAAATTCAGGAAGAAATTATTGACGAGTTTAGCGTCTTTGACGAGTGGATGGACCGCTACGGCTATTTAATTGAATTAGGAAAAAGCGTCCCCGCCATTGATGTAAAATTCAAAACCGACCAGTACGTAATAAAAGGCTGTCAGAGTCGAGTGTGGGTTAACGCCGAACTAAAGGATGGAAAGATTTACTTTACAGCCGATAGCGACGCCATCATCACCAAGGGAATAATTGCCCTGCTAATACGCGTACTCTCGGACCGTAGCCCTGAAGAGATTTTGGCTGCCGACCTGCATTTTATCGACAGCATTGGGCTAAAGGAAAATCTCTCGCCAACTAGAGCCAACGGGTTGGTTGCCATGATCAAGCAGATGAAACTTTTTGCACTAGCATATAAATCAAAACTAAACAGCTAA